CGACGGTGTGGCTGGTGGTGGGGGTGGAGGTGATGGTCGGCGGGTCGTTGACGGTGCCGGTCGTGAGGGTCACGTCGACCGGCGTGTTCGGGAGGGCCCGCTGGCCGGCGCGTGGGAGCTGGCGGTTGACCTGGCCGATGTCGAAGGTGTCGGACTGGCCGTCGTCGAGCCGGCCGACCGCGAACCCGGCGTCGGTGATGGCCTGGCGGGCGCCGGCCTCGTCCAGGCCGACCACGTCGGGGATGACGCCGAGCTCGGGGCCCAGCGACACGACGATCTCCACGGCGGTGCCACGGGCGACCTCGGTCCCGGCGGGCGGGGTCTGGGCCAGTACCGTGCCGGCGGGTGCGGCGTCGTGGCGGCTGCCGCCGGACGCGGGAACCAGCGACGTCCCGGTGATGCGGCCCATGGCCTCGCCCTGCTGCAGGCCGACCACGTCGGGCACGATGACCCCGCCGATGGGCGGCAGGGTGGGAGTGGGCGTGGGTGTCGGCGTCGGGGTCGATGTGGGTGTGGGTGTCGCGGTCGGCGTCGGGGTGGGCGTTGGGGTGGGCGTCGCGGTCGGGTCGGGGCTGCCCGTCGTCGGGGTCGGGGAGGGCGTGGGCGTGGGGGTCGGTTCGGGCTCCTCGCCCAGCGGGGCGCAGTTGATCAGCCGCGCGACGGCCTCCTCCACCACCGGTGAGACCGCGGCCTCGAGTCCCAGGACCGTCGCCCGCTCGATCTCCTCGCAGTACTCCTGCAGGAAGGCTGTCACCTCGGGCGCGGCCGGCTCGAACCGTGCGGGGGTGGGTGTCCCACCCTGGAACCCGTCGACGAGGTTGGAGGGAACCAACAGCACGGGCGCACCGAGCAGCTCGGTCATGCCGCCGGCCACCAGGCTGTCGGGGAACGTCGAGCCGGTCACGATCAGGACCTGCCGTGGCGGTCCGACCCGGTCGATGACCATCTCGGCGAGGTTGACCGATGTGTCGGCCCGGTTCAGACCCTGGACCCGGTCGACCCGGTCGACCAGCCCCTGCACGGCGGTCGCCACCTCGGTCGAGATCGCCGCGGTACCGCCGACGAGCAGGGCGGCATCGGACACGTCGGGCAGGACCGCCCGCGTGGGGTCGGGCAGGACGTCGCGTTCGGTCAGGACGGTGGGTCGGCGGTCGGCAAGCATCCCGAGCGTCGCGGCGGTCAACGCGTCGGCGAACCCGTCGTCGGGGGTGTCACCGCGTCCCCGTGCCAGGGTCACGGTGCCCAGCGAGTGTCGCTCGGCCATCCAGCGGGCGACCGCCTCGGCGGTGGCGAAGCGTTCGGGACCGGCGATGCGTTCGACCTGCAGGCCGTCCGCCCGCATGCCCTCGACGACGGTGTCGCTGACCGCGGCGTCCCCACCGACGACGAGGACGGTGTCGACGCCCAACCGGTGGAGCTCGTCGCTGACGGACTGCGGCAACACGTCGGTGGGCGTCAGCAGGATCGGGCCGCGGACGGCGCGGGCGAGGGGGCCCGCGGCAAGCGCGTCGGGGTAACGGCTGGCGGTGGCCAGCACGGCGGTGTCGGTCCGGTCGAAGAACCGCTGGGAGACCGCGACCGCGGTGCCCACCCGGTCGCTGCCACCGACCCGTTCGACCGGATCACCCTCGGGGGCTTGCGCCCACGCAGGCGGCACGATCGCCGGGAGCAGGGCCATGACCACCGCGACCGCCGCAGCGAACGCGATCATCGTTGTCGGAGCCGTCGTCGTCCGAGTCGTCGTCATTCGGGTGCTCCCTCTGCCGATGTGCACGCACATGGTGGGCACACCCCGCTAACCGAGCGCTAACAGCCCGTATCCGAGGACGTGGCATCCAGCAGCAGGAAGGGCGTCCAGGGGCAGGAAGGGAGCCAGAAGCAGGAATCCGCGGTCGGGTGTCGAAGCAGGCCCTCATCAGCCCTCGACACTGGAGTCATGCCATGCGCCGACTGATCGCCGTCCTCTCCCTCGCCTCCCTGATGGCCGTGGGGTTCTCGACCTTCGCCATCGCCGCCGAGCTCGTGTCGGAGGAGGAGACCTACTTCCTCCGCCGTGACGACTGCGGCGGTGACGCCGACCACCTGCACCTGTCGACCAGGTCCGGTGCCGACAGCGAGGGCTGCGCCTTCCTGTTCGGCGTGGCCAACGAGGCCGGCCTCGGGCTGTCCTACGACTTCCCGCAGGAGGACGGCACGACCTACCTGCTGGACACTGCTGGCGAGGTCACCGGCACCATCGCCACCACGGACTTCTTCGGCCTCGGCGGCACCGTGGGCCTGATGACCGTGGAGGTGAAGGTGACCGGCATGGACGGCTTCACCACGGTGACCCTGATCGACGAGGTCTACGAGAACGTGCCCGCGACCGGGACCAACCCGTCCTTCGACTTCTCCGCCGACATCGACGACGCCCTGGCCGGCACGGAGATCAGCAACCTGAATGTCAGCGTCGTCATCCGCGGCGTGCAGGCCAACCAGACCATCGCCATGAGCGGCGACTCCTCCTTCACCTTCGACCACCTGGTCCCGGAGCAGTAGCCGGTCGTCGTCCACAGCCCAACAACGCAGCCGCCCGCCACGTCAGTCGTGGCGGGCGGTCGTGTGTCCGGGACGCGCAGGTCGTGGCTGGCCACCGGGGTTCCCCTCGTCGACCTGTCCCCGGTCGCGAGCTGGGCCAGTCAGGCGGCCGCGTCGGACCTCTGCTCGGCGGCTGACAGGGCGGCGCCGACGATGCCGGCGTTGTTCAGGAAGTGCGCGGCGTGGATCGTGGCATCCACCTCGAGCTGGTCACGGAACTTGTGGAGCTTCTTGCTGGACCCGCCACCGATGATGAAGTGGGCCGGCGCACAGACCCTCGAGACGCGCTGCAGGAAGTAGTTGAACCGATCACCCCATTCGTTCCACTTGAGGTCGTTCACCTTCCGTGCGCGGTCGCCCGCGTAGAACTCGATGGGCTCGCCGTCCTTGCCGGGCATCCGTCCGAGCTCGATGTTCGGGATCAACCGACCGTCGTGGAACACCCCGGAGCCGAGGCCGGTGCCGATCGTGATCATGATGACGGTGCCGCCCAACCCACGGCCCGCGCCGAGGGTCATCTCGGCGATCCCCGCGACGTCGGCGTCGTTGTGCACGACGAACGCGCGGCCGGTCGCCTGCGCGAACAGCTCGTCGACCTGGGTGCCCTCCCAGGACTTGTCGATGTTGCCAGCCGTCAGCGACTTCCCGTTGGCGACGACGGTCGGGAAGCTGCACCCGACCGGGCCGTCGGCGTCGAACTGCGCCACGAGCTCCGCGACGACCTCGGCGATCTTCTCCGGGGTCGGCGGTTTCGGGGTTGCGATCCGAACTCGCTCGCTGAGCAGTTCCCCGGTTTCCGTGTCGACGACGGCGCCCTTGACGCCCGAACCCCCGACGTCGATGCCGACCACACGACTCATCATCGTTCCCATCGCTGGAACCCGCTCGTCGGTCGACGATAACAGTCGGCCTCAGTAGGCGACGCCCATGTCCTGGATGACGGACTCCAGCAGGCTGGGGCGGTCGGTCATGATCCCGTCGACGCCGATGTCGATGAGGTGGCGCATCTCGGCCTCGTCGTCGACGGTCCAGACGTGGACGGCCATGCCGTTGGCGTGGGCGTCGGCGACGAAGTCGGCGTCGACGACGGTGACGCCGCTGAAGGCGATCGGGACCTGGTAGACGCGGTGCAGCGGGTGGGGTGTGCCGGGGGCGGCAGCCATCGACGCGCCCTTGAGGACGGCGGTCTCACCGAGCGCGGGGGCGGTGTGCACGTCGGGGGCGAGCAGCTTGAACTCGTGCAGCACCTGGTCCTGGAACGACGCGACGACGACGTCGTCGGTGCGGCCGAGCTCGGCCAGCAGGTCGGCGAGGTCGGCAGCCATCGACGGGTCGGCGGGCGGGCCGGTCTTCAGCTCGATGTTGATCGGCACGTCGGGGAAGCGCTCGAGCACCTCACGGAGGGTGGGGATGCGGAAGTCCTCGGGTGTGTAGCCGGCCTCCGCCAGCTCGTCGGTGAGCGGGGTCTCGCCGGTGGCCATGCCGCGGAACACGTAGTCGCCCGGTGCGGCGTCCTTGGGGGTACCGCGGCCGGGGACATACCAGTGGGCGGCGTCGAGCGACTGGATCTCGGCGAGGGTCATGTCGGCGATCGCCCCGCTGCCGTTGGTGGTGCGGTCGACGGTGGCGTCGTGGTTGACCACGATCTCGCCGTCGGCGGTCCGGTAGATGTCGGACTCCAGCATGTCCACGCCGAGGGCCATGGACTCGGCGAAGGCGTAGAGGGTGTTCTCGGGCAGCTCGTCGGCGCCGCCCCGGTGGGCGATGTTGAGGACACGCCGCTCGAGCCACGGGTTGTCGGCCTGCGGCGCGCCCGTCGCGTCCATCTCGAGCCCATCCGGCTGGCTCCGGTCGGGCAGGGGCATGCCGGGCTCGCTCGCGCCCGGCTGGCTCGAGCCGGGCTGCAGGACGGCGCCGGCCGGCGTGACCACGAGGAGTAGGGCGAGCAGGACAAGGGATCCCAAGAGGCGGCTCATGCAGGTTGAGTTCGACATCCCCGAGCCGAACCCCTCCGTCCGGACATCGTGTTCGTCCGACCGACGTCGCCAGTACACCTGGGATTCGCCGGGGCCAGTGGCTCGCCGCGGACCCGGTCTGCGGCGGACCCGGTCGGCGGCGGTCTCGGACGGCCCCGGCCCAGGCTCGCCGCGGCCCTGGTCGACTGGTGCCCGAGCTCGCTGCCGCCTCGGTCGGCCCCGGCCCGGGCTCGCCGCGGCCCTGGTCGACTGGGGCCCGAGCTCGCTGCCGCCTGGGTCGGCCCCGGCCTGGGCGCGCTGCGGCCGGCTGGACCGGCGACCCCATGGGCGGGCGGTCACCCCGGGGACGTGGGTGGGCGCCGGCTACCGTGGCCGGCATGCTCAGGATCGATCCGAACGCCGACCGTCCACCCTTCGAGCAGGTCCGCGACGGGATCGTGGCCCTGGTCGACGACGGGACGCTGGCGCCGGGTGAGCGACTGCCCACCGTCCGCGGGTTGGCGACCGACCTCGGCATCGCCGCCAACACCGTCGCCCGGGCCTACAAGGAGTTGGAGCAGGCCGGCGTCGTCGCCACGCGCGGCCGCAAGGGCACGTTCGTCGTCGACGCCGAGGACCAGCCGTGGCGCCAAGACGCCGAGGCCGCTGCCGACGCCTTCGCCGCCCGCCTGCGCGAGCTCGGCGTGCCGCCCGGCGTGGGCCTCGAGCTGGCCTCCCGCGCCATCGACGACGACCGCGGCTGACCGGCAGCCCGCAGCCCTCGGACCGCCGGGAGCAGGACCTCGAGCTGGCCTCCCCGGCGATCGGCCACCACCGCTGCTGACCGCACGACTGAACCCACCGACGCTGCCCCGGGCGGAGTCCGCCGGCACCACCACGCCTTACCGCCCGTTCCGCACGGGTCCGGGGCCTGCTCGTCGAGCGGCCCGGCATCCGTGCGACTCCGGGCAGCCCAGCGGCCCCGCCGGCGGCGGGGTGCGGGTCAGATGGGTAGTCGGTCGTCGCCAGATCTGCTGTCGGGTGGCGGACCACCCCGCGGGTTGTCGCGCGGGAAGACCGTTGTCCGCTTGACCGTCGTGCCGCTCCGGCGCCGCTTGATCGTGACCGTGCCCGTCTCGACGTCGAACGCCAGCCGCCAGCCGTCGTGGTGGACGGCGTTGTGGTGATGTCGGCACAGCGGCACGCCGTTGGCCCGATCGGTCCGGCCACCGTGACGCCACCAGGTGACGTGATGAAGGTCAGTCCATGCCATGGGTCGACCGCACGGCTGCCCGTCGGCGGACGGGAAGGCACAACCACCGAACAGCAGCTCGGCCGCCCGCTGCTGCGCTGCGGTCCAGACCCGGGTCGCACGGCCGATGTCCAGCGGCATGCCGGTCGGTGACAGCACCGCGCGGGTCAGCCGGGCGTCACAGGCCAGCCGCCGGACGGTCTCCGGTGACAACGTCACCCCGGACGCACCCACACCCGGCAGGTCGGCATCACCGGTCAACGTGTCGACCGGCACCGTGACCGTCACGTGCGGACGGACCCCCCGGGTGGTCGGCAGCTCGCCGGCCTTCAGCCCCGCACCGACAAGGTCGACGAACGCGTCGTAGCGCCGTTGCTCAGGGGTGCGGCGTTCCGCGTCCGGCGTCTTCGGCGGGTCGAACGTCGCGCAGGCCTGCAGCCCGGCGGTCAACATCTCGTAGTCGTCATCGACGAGGTCGACCCGCAGGACCCGCTGACCGGTTGTGCGGTCAGTCCACGTCCGCACCGACCGTCGGGACCGCTGGGCCGCGACCGCCCGCTCCAACGCGTCAGCGTCGCCAGTCCGCAGCTGGGCGGCCCGGCGCTTCACCTGATCAGGGGAGGCCCCTGACGTCGCGGACTCCAGCAAGGCGTCCTGCCTGGCCCGCCGCGCCGCCGCCTCCTCTGCAGCCTCCGCAGCCGCACGCTCGGCACGTTCCTGCGCCAGCTGCCGCTCGCGTTCGGCCGCTTCACGAGCCAGCCTCGTGCGCTCGGCCATCGACTCGGCCTCGGCCTGCGCCAGCTGGTCGGCCCGGCGCCGACGTTCCCGCTCCTCGTCCTCCGCCGCAGCGCGCGCACGGGCCGCGGCTTCCTGGTCGGCCGCCTGACGTTCGGCAGCGGCGACGATCCCGGCCGCGTGGTCGTGGGAGATCGAGCCGGACTGCAGCAGGTCCACGACGTCGGGCCGGTCCGCCAGCCCCTCGGCCAGGCGCACCTCCCTCGTCGCGGTGGCGGTCGACAAGGCCATCGCCGAGGTCGCCCACGCCTGCAACGACACGGCCCCGTCGGCGTCCGGCAGCCCCGCCTCCCGCGCGGCCAGCATGGCCCGCAACCGTGCCGCCGAGAGCGCCGCGTCCAGCCCGGCCAACCCCTCGACCACCGTCCGCAGCGACGCGACGTCGCCCGCCGCTCCCCCACCAGCCAACCACGCGTTGAGGTCGCCCAGCCCACGCAACGCGCGGGTCACCGCCGACACCGGCTCCCCCTCGCAACCGGCCACCCCGGCAACCCGTGACAGCTCCTCCGCCGTCATCCACACGCCGATCGGCACGTCGCCCACACCCTCGGCACGCAGCACGTCAACCAGCTCGTCCCACCCGACCTCCACCCCGGGTTCCACCGCCGTGCCACCTCCTCCGAGAACCGATCGACCTGCCTGATCCGACGTACTTCGCACCATACGCAGGGGGTGTGACATCGGGCTCGGCCAGCCCCGCCGGTGGTGCCCGACCGGACGAGGCGACGCGGACCGAACCGAGTCCTACGGTGCAGCCATGGGACGCACCGTCTACTGGATGAACACCAGCCTCGACCTCCGGATCGAGCACACCGTCGGGGAGAACGGACGCGCCGACTGGGCGCGGATCGACCGGACCCTGCACGAGGAGTTCAACGCCCGCGCCCGAGGGCTGGCGATGATGTGGGAGGGCCGGGTGATGTACGAGATCATGGAGGAGTTCTGGCCGGCCGCCGCCGACGACGAGTCCCTCGACGACTACCTGCGGGACTTCGGACGGATCTGGACGACCATGCCCAAGGTCCTCGTGTCGGACTCGCGGACCGAAGCCGGCCACAACACCCGCGTCGTCGGTGGGGAGGGGGCGCTCGACCAGCTCGCGGACATCCGCGCCGAGACCGACGGTGACGTCGGCGTGGGCGGGGCGACGCTGGCGACCCAGCTGCTGCGAGCCGGCCTGCTGGACGAGCTGTTGCTGTTCGTGCACCCCGCGATCCTGGGGGAGGGTCGACCGCTGTTCGACGCGCTCGACGCCCCGGTGCAGTGCGAGCTGCTGGAGCAGTCGTCGTTCCCCAACGGCGTGACCCTCCACCGCTACGCGCTCGGAACGGTCTAGCCGCCGACGCCCGGCTGGGGCCCGTTGCCGGTACCGGTGCTGCGAGGACCGCCGTGGCAGACACGCGGGATCCCGGTGACCTCGGCGCGGTAGGTGCGGGCGTCCTCCTCGTTCCACCAGTAGCCGTCCCAGCCGCCGTAGCGGTCGCCGCCGATGGTCGGGCCGTAGCTGTACAGGATCTGCTTGCCGTTGGTCCGGCCGTACTCGTCGCGGAAGTGGTCCACGTAGTCCAACCACATGCAGTCGCTCATCGGCCCCCTCGCCTCGACCGCCCCACCGTCGATGGAGTGGTTGGTGTTGATCGGCATGACGGGGGTGGAGTCGTAGTGCCCGCCCTGCGGCTTGGGACAGCTCTCGGCCCAGTGGTTGCTGTTGGAGAGAAGGCAGTCACGATCGGGCTGGTAGCCGGGGCCGCGTCCGGTGACCGACATCTCCACGCCGTAGGCCCGCCCGTATGGGAAGGTGTTCCACAGGACGAGGCGGATGCCCCAGGACTCCTCGCGGATCTCAACGTGGAAGCCCTGACGTGGGACCTCGCGCGGGAAGCTGTAGCCGTTCGCGCCGTGGTCGATCACGTAGACGCCGCACGGGTTCCACAGCTCGTAGTCGGCCCAGTCGCAGGCCAGGCCGATCTGGAAGTTCTGTCCGGTGTCCAGGTCCCGGAGGCGGGCCCGGTAGAAGGTGCGCTCGTCGTCGTAGGAGGAGTCGGGGACCTCGCGGGTGTGCCAGTCGAGGATGATGGCCTCGCCGAACCCGAAGGCGCAGGCGACGACCAGGTCGCCCGTCGGGTTGTGGACCTCCCGCTCCCCCACGTCATCGGTGTAGCAGGAGCCGTCGTCGTTGGCGGTCGCGGGCATCAGTCCGGTCAGCGCCAGCGCCAGGGCGCTGATGGTCAGGGCGATCTTCTTCATGGTCGTTCTCCACGTCTGCGTTCGCGGGGGCGGGACAGGACGCCGTCGGCTCGAGCCACCGAGGCCCCCGTGGCGTCCTGCACCGTCCACCCCGTCGCGGCGCGCGGGTCGCGCCACGTCCGGCAGGAACTGTGCCCCCACCGGGTCGTCAGGTCTGACGAGGACCGGGACGGCCCGGAATCGCCCCCGGCGACCCCCACACGCAGCAATCACTTGCCATCACGTGGGTGGCACCGCGCACCTGCTCAAGTCTCAGCCAAGACCATCCGATCAGCTTCGTGATGGAGTCCGACGGCGCCGGGTCCGCGCATGGTGATTGGTCCTTCACGCCGCCATCGGCCAAGCGTGAGTCGCTGCCGCGTCCGCTGTTCGACGACGACTTCGTCGCCCAGGCGAAGTTCACCGAGTTCAGCGCCGCCGAGCGAGCCACCCGGCCGCGATCCCGAACGCGAGGACGCCTTCGGTGGAAAGTCACGACGCTCCTCGTCGCGCTGCTGGCCGCGATGGTGATCGTCGACGGTCGAAACCCGTACGTCCACGGACCGACCCTTGCCCTCATCGCCGTCGAGCTCGACGACGTGGCGGTGTCCGACAACCTGATGGGCGCCTTCGACCACGAGGCCGCGCTGGCAATCGGGTGGCTGGGGTCAACCACCGGCCGCACCCTGCGAGTCGACCCCACGCCGACCCGGAAGATGGACCTGCGCATGTCGGCCGAGGAGCTTCTCGGCGACAGCGAGGACGCCACCGGCATCGTGCTGGACGCCCTTCGAGCTCGCTCCGACGTCAACCCCGGCGCGGTGCCCGTCGTGCTGGTCCCGGCCGCGACGACCACCGTGCCCGGCCCTCTGAGCCCCTGTGGCCTGGGCGGGCCGAACGGGGTGGTCATCTTCCTCGGCAACTGCGACGTGCAGCCGTCGACCACGTCAGCGTGGCCATCGCGGGCAAGCCGTCTCGTGGCCCACGAGCTGGGCGACGCCCTCGGCGCCGTCGGGGAGTGCGCACCCAACCACACGGACGGACACGTCGGGGACGACCCGGCAGACCTCATGGCACCGGTCGGCCCCGCCACCCTGGGGTCAGTCACCCTCGACACCGACCGCAGGGACTACCTCGGCCACGACAACCCGGGCTGCCCCGACATCCTCGACAGTCCCCTCTGGGCGGATCGATCCTGACGCGAAGTCGACGTCCGGGCAGGCGACGTGGGTGCGTGCGTCGTCCTCCAGGCGTCGATCGCGGCGATCAACGACGCGCTGGACCCGCGAGCGTTCCACGACCGCCGCGGCGTGGTCACCGAGACTGACCGCATGACGGACGAAGGACGCCACGACCACGTGGAGCAGGTGCTCGAGTGGACGACCGGTGGGCACGACCTGGACGCCCTCGACGCCCACGCCCTGGAGCGGTTCCTGTGGTACGAGCTGCCCACGAAGTGGCACGTCGACGCCACCTCACGGGACGAGATCATCGACGACCTGGCAGCCGCGTTCACCCACGCCGGCCGCGACCGGATGGCCGCTCGCTGCACCGACGCGCAGACCCGAGAAGTCCTTGCCGCGTGGGAGGAGGACCGAGGCGCCGGCTTCCGGGCGTTCGACGCCGCCGAGGCCAGGTCCGCCGTTTCCCCGCCCGACATCGACCCCGCCGACGAGCTGGACGGACTGGTCTGGGGCGACATCATGGGGATCGTCGAGGCAACCGCACGGAGTCGCGTCGGAGCGGCCCTCGGGGCGGCATGGGAACGGGAGGAGCTGACCCCCGGCACCCGCGGATGGCGGGCTGCACAGCAGCGCATCGCCCGGGCCGCCCTGAACGAGCCCAGCGACGGCGAGCTCGAGGGCGGCACCCTGCTGGACGCAATTCTGGCCGAGCGAGTGCAGACGTGGGTGACTCGTCACCGATCCCCGGCCGCGACCTCGCTGTTCACGCGCGTCGCCACGCACCTCCTCCACCCGACCGAGGTGCCGACGGACGCCGAGACCGCGACGGCACCCCTGGCCCAGCTGCTCCAGGCATGCAGCGAGGGACTCGGGCTGACCGCCAAGCACTACCTGCCGCCCACCCTCGTGCGCCGGATCGCCGACGACCACAGCTGGTCGCTCGCTGGCTTCCCCGGTCGAGGTGAGGTGGACGAGCCGCTCGTCGCGGAGCTGCACGACATGGCGAGGCGAACCAAGCTGGCTCGCCGTACCAAACGAACACTGGTGCTCACCCCGACAGGCGAGGGGGCGCTGGCCGACGTCGCCAGTCGCTGGCGATCGGCGGCGGAGAGCTGGGTCGACGGCGACGACTTCGACGCCGCAGTGGGCGAGGTGGCGTTGGCCCTGCTGCTCGTCGACGGGGCGCCGGGTCGACACGGCGTGCTCGAACGGCAGGTCGCGGCCCTCGTGACCGAGCTCGGGTGGTCTCCTGGAGGTGGTGCGCCAGTGGATCCCCGAGATGTTGGTTGGGCACTGGGGGTGCTGTACCGCCGGGGTGCCATCCACGGCTTCGTCGCAGTCGACAAGGGTCTCGACCGAGGCCTGTCGGAGACGGGACGGGCCGCAGCCCTCACCGCGCTGCGCGCCCGGGCACTGGCCCCGAAGCGGGATGTGCACTGACGTTGGGATGCCTCGGCACGAGATGGACGTGTCCGGAGTGCGGTCGGCAGTTCGGCAAGCCGCGGCAGGGCCACACCTGCTCCCCCGGCCTGACGCTCGAGGAGTACCTGGCCACGGCCCCACCACACGAACCGCCGGTCGTCCAGCCGGTGCTGGACCACCTCGCCCAGATGCCTGACGCGCTGGTCGAGCCCGTCCAGGTCGGCCTGTTCGTCAAGCGGTCCAGCACGTTCGCGCAGCTGCGGACGAGGACCCGGTGGGTGGCGCTGATGGTCAAGCTCCCCCGAGTCGTGACCCGCCCTCGTCCGGACCTGAAGGTCCAGTCCTACGGCTCGTCGCACTTCCACACCTACAACCTGCGGACGCCCACCGACGTCACCCCGACGCTCCTCGACCTGCTGACCGAGGCCTACGAGGCCGACGCCGGCTGATCCATGGGGCGGATCTGGGCCGGGCAGGGTGATCCCGACGTCGTCGCTACGCAGCGTCGCCGTGGTGCCGACGCTCGTGCTCGATGATCCGGTCCTCGAGTCGACGGTTCAGCACGCCCGGAGCATGCGTCAGCGGGTGTCGACCGGGCCGAGGCTGGGCTTGAGGTCCAGCACCGGGGTGCCGTCGATCGCCTGGACGGTGACCTCGTGCAGTCCGATCGGGTTGGGCCGGTCCGGTGAGCGGGTGGCGAAGACGCCGGCCGGCGGTCGCGAACGGTCGCCCCGCGGATGGACGACGAGGGTGTCGCGATCGGCGAGGTGCAACCACGTGAGGACGACGATGCGATCGCCAACGGCGAGCCCCTCGATGGCCGGTCCCGCCGCGGCGTCCAGCACGATCCGCGCTGTCGGCGCACCCTCGTCGCCCTGACGGGGTGCGTCCGAACGGCTGGTCAACGGGGAGGCGATCCTCCCCACCGGGTGGGGGGTGACGGCGTCCATGGTCGGCGAGTAGACCACTAACCCGGACGCCGATCGAGCTCCACGGGGAGGCCCACCGAGTCGTCGCCCAGCAGGGGTCAGTTGTCGGTGATCAGCTCGGCGTCGACGACGTGGAACGACACGGCGTGGCTGGTGCCGCCGAGGGTGGTGGAGTACGACAGCTCGCCGCGGATCTCGGCCCAGACCCGGACGACGTCGTCGACGCCGACGGCGGTCAGGAACGGGCAGGGTCGGCGGCCGCGAAGATCCCGTTGTCCCCCTTGTACTGGTGGGACCACCGGTGGGCCGTCGTGTCGAAGTAGGCACGGAAGCCGCACGGGCCGGTGGCCTGGTCGAACTGGACGATGTCGACGACGAGCTCGACGCAGTCGCCGGTGAACGCGTCGGGGTCGCGGACGACCTGCTCGACGTCGACCGGGTCCTGGCACCGACCCCGGACACCCTGGGCGATCACCGGGGTGGCGC
Above is a window of Euzebya rosea DNA encoding:
- a CDS encoding HNH endonuclease, with protein sequence MEPGVEVGWDELVDVLRAEGVGDVPIGVWMTAEELSRVAGVAGCEGEPVSAVTRALRGLGDLNAWLAGGGAAGDVASLRTVVEGLAGLDAALSAARLRAMLAAREAGLPDADGAVSLQAWATSAMALSTATATREVRLAEGLADRPDVVDLLQSGSISHDHAAGIVAAAERQAADQEAAARARAAAEDEERERRRRADQLAQAEAESMAERTRLAREAAERERQLAQERAERAAAEAAEEAAARRARQDALLESATSGASPDQVKRRAAQLRTGDADALERAVAAQRSRRSVRTWTDRTTGQRVLRVDLVDDDYEMLTAGLQACATFDPPKTPDAERRTPEQRRYDAFVDLVGAGLKAGELPTTRGVRPHVTVTVPVDTLTGDADLPGVGASGVTLSPETVRRLACDARLTRAVLSPTGMPLDIGRATRVWTAAQQRAAELLFGGCAFPSADGQPCGRPMAWTDLHHVTWWRHGGRTDRANGVPLCRHHHNAVHHDGWRLAFDVETGTVTIKRRRSGTTVKRTTVFPRDNPRGGPPPDSRSGDDRLPI
- a CDS encoding GntR family transcriptional regulator, which translates into the protein MLRIDPNADRPPFEQVRDGIVALVDDGTLAPGERLPTVRGLATDLGIAANTVARAYKELEQAGVVATRGRKGTFVVDAEDQPWRQDAEAAADAFAARLRELGVPPGVGLELASRAIDDDRG
- a CDS encoding SAM-dependent methyltransferase, whose amino-acid sequence is MDAVTPHPVGRIASPLTSRSDAPRQGDEGAPTARIVLDAAAGPAIEGLAVGDRIVVLTWLHLADRDTLVVHPRGDRSRPPAGVFATRSPDRPNPIGLHEVTVQAIDGTPVLDLKPSLGPVDTR
- the ppgK gene encoding polyphosphate--glucose phosphotransferase, encoding MSRVVGIDVGGSGVKGAVVDTETGELLSERVRIATPKPPTPEKIAEVVAELVAQFDADGPVGCSFPTVVANGKSLTAGNIDKSWEGTQVDELFAQATGRAFVVHNDADVAGIAEMTLGAGRGLGGTVIMITIGTGLGSGVFHDGRLIPNIELGRMPGKDGEPIEFYAGDRARKVNDLKWNEWGDRFNYFLQRVSRVCAPAHFIIGGGSSKKLHKFRDQLEVDATIHAAHFLNNAGIVGAALSAAEQRSDAAA
- a CDS encoding glycerophosphodiester phosphodiesterase, encoding MSRLLGSLVLLALLLVVTPAGAVLQPGSSQPGASEPGMPLPDRSQPDGLEMDATGAPQADNPWLERRVLNIAHRGGADELPENTLYAFAESMALGVDMLESDIYRTADGEIVVNHDATVDRTTNGSGAIADMTLAEIQSLDAAHWYVPGRGTPKDAAPGDYVFRGMATGETPLTDELAEAGYTPEDFRIPTLREVLERFPDVPINIELKTGPPADPSMAADLADLLAELGRTDDVVVASFQDQVLHEFKLLAPDVHTAPALGETAVLKGASMAAAPGTPHPLHRVYQVPIAFSGVTVVDADFVADAHANGMAVHVWTVDDEAEMRHLIDIGVDGIMTDRPSLLESVIQDMGVAY
- a CDS encoding DUF5655 domain-containing protein, giving the protein MGCLGTRWTCPECGRQFGKPRQGHTCSPGLTLEEYLATAPPHEPPVVQPVLDHLAQMPDALVEPVQVGLFVKRSSTFAQLRTRTRWVALMVKLPRVVTRPRPDLKVQSYGSSHFHTYNLRTPTDVTPTLLDLLTEAYEADAG
- a CDS encoding dihydrofolate reductase family protein, encoding MGRTVYWMNTSLDLRIEHTVGENGRADWARIDRTLHEEFNARARGLAMMWEGRVMYEIMEEFWPAAADDESLDDYLRDFGRIWTTMPKVLVSDSRTEAGHNTRVVGGEGALDQLADIRAETDGDVGVGGATLATQLLRAGLLDELLLFVHPAILGEGRPLFDALDAPVQCELLEQSSFPNGVTLHRYALGTV